Proteins encoded together in one Chitinophaga sp. LS1 window:
- a CDS encoding AAA family ATPase, whose amino-acid sequence MPEVPDIRVLVESFRAISSADIVINGITVVAGENSSGKSSISKLLYYLYKTVANYENIVKHTLYYSLKDIIQLLDILVQERSLSENHEPGDLLRREVIELKRGVNGITEIEIGADQVIDLITRVEEAFYDTIASDPNKPTSKRVQRIKYILQDILNTEELDVKESFLKVKEIVKERFAQAKEIIELRPTAVFTSELENVFSEGDLPKKFEVQEYGDPIVSLNKENLSIPYNIQKAIYIDSPMMFHAETSHNIHWDDLTKVLEERGDNNHNIAEIISKEIIKGDILTEESTYSPEDFVFKRSDGAVFNLIDVATGIKSFSILQLLLKNGSITDKTLMIIDEPESNLHPQWIIEYARIIVMLNKQLGVKFFLATHNPDMVSAIRYISEKEGTLEKVNFYLAEKTDDNFKYNYTYLGKEIDPIFASFNIALERINKYGI is encoded by the coding sequence ATGCCCGAAGTTCCAGATATAAGAGTTTTAGTCGAAAGCTTCCGTGCTATCAGTTCTGCTGATATTGTAATTAATGGTATAACTGTTGTTGCTGGAGAAAATAGCTCCGGAAAAAGTTCTATATCTAAACTCTTATATTATTTATATAAGACAGTAGCTAACTACGAAAATATTGTCAAGCACACTCTTTATTATAGTCTAAAAGATATTATTCAGCTATTAGATATTTTGGTTCAGGAAAGAAGCCTTTCCGAAAATCATGAGCCTGGAGATTTACTAAGGCGAGAAGTTATTGAATTAAAAAGAGGGGTTAATGGAATAACTGAAATTGAAATTGGAGCTGATCAGGTTATAGATCTTATCACTAGAGTCGAAGAAGCCTTTTACGATACAATAGCCAGCGATCCTAATAAGCCGACATCAAAGAGGGTTCAAAGAATAAAATACATTTTACAGGATATTCTTAATACGGAAGAACTTGATGTAAAGGAATCTTTTTTGAAGGTGAAGGAAATTGTCAAAGAACGTTTCGCACAAGCTAAGGAAATTATTGAGTTAAGACCTACAGCTGTTTTTACGTCAGAGCTGGAAAATGTTTTCTCAGAAGGAGATTTACCTAAAAAGTTTGAAGTACAGGAATATGGTGATCCCATCGTATCATTGAACAAAGAAAATTTATCCATCCCTTATAACATTCAGAAAGCAATATACATTGACTCTCCTATGATGTTTCATGCTGAGACTAGTCATAATATTCACTGGGATGACTTAACAAAAGTATTAGAAGAAAGGGGTGATAACAATCACAATATTGCAGAAATAATAAGTAAAGAAATTATTAAAGGAGATATTTTAACTGAAGAAAGCACCTACTCGCCGGAAGATTTTGTATTTAAACGAAGTGATGGAGCAGTTTTTAATCTCATTGATGTTGCAACCGGGATAAAGTCTTTTTCCATCCTTCAATTATTATTAAAAAATGGTTCTATTACCGATAAAACATTAATGATCATTGATGAACCTGAATCCAATCTTCATCCACAATGGATTATTGAATATGCAAGAATCATTGTGATGCTGAATAAACAACTTGGTGTTAAATTCTTTCTAGCGACTCATAACCCCGATATGGTTAGTGCCATTCGTTATATTTCGGAAAAAGAAGGAACGCTTGAAAAAGTCAATTTTTATCTAGCCGAAAAAACTGACGATAATTTTAAATATAACTATACCTATTTGGGTAAAGAAATTGATCCGATTTTCGCATCATTCAATATCGCATTAGAAAGAATTAACAAGTACGGTATCTGA
- a CDS encoding MFS transporter: MLQSASASRKRFATILAFICIPLSGFITDIYLPSFPAMAKDLGVSADKIQLTLTCFFMSYGFSQMFVGSLLDSLGRYRPAVISLGVLVLSSLLIGITHSVALICFLRVVQGTATAFVIVGKRAFFVDLYEGEERKHYLSYLTITWSLGPIVAPFLGGFLQQYLNWQSNFYFLAIYAFIMFVLELSFSGETLVHRKPFELKKIRDNYAHMLSNSTFLLGIVILGLSYSVVMVFNIAGPFVIENSFHFNSVVIGYCTLILGFSWMIGGIVSKRLINVDFSRKLIIAGFTQLILTVMLFVTGFVMHDLWWFVMFAFVIHICSGFLFTNLFTHSMLVFPQNAGLASGLMGGMVYVVTSFSSYVLSTTGKMATSGDMSLRYVVMSTILTCAVIAVVRMRAAKTPAIA, encoded by the coding sequence ATGTTACAAAGTGCCTCGGCAAGCAGAAAACGGTTTGCGACGATTTTAGCGTTCATTTGCATCCCATTATCGGGATTTATCACAGACATTTATTTGCCTTCATTTCCTGCTATGGCAAAGGATCTGGGGGTATCAGCAGATAAGATCCAGCTTACCCTGACTTGTTTTTTCATGAGTTATGGTTTTTCCCAGATGTTTGTGGGCAGCCTGCTGGATAGCCTCGGCAGGTACAGACCCGCGGTAATATCACTGGGTGTGCTGGTGTTGTCTTCATTATTAATAGGTATTACACACAGTGTGGCGTTAATTTGTTTCCTACGCGTAGTGCAGGGTACGGCTACGGCATTTGTGATAGTAGGCAAGCGCGCGTTTTTTGTAGACTTGTACGAAGGGGAGGAGCGCAAGCATTATTTGAGTTATCTCACCATAACTTGGTCATTAGGGCCTATTGTAGCGCCGTTTTTAGGTGGATTCTTACAGCAGTATCTGAACTGGCAGTCCAACTTCTATTTCCTGGCGATCTACGCGTTTATCATGTTTGTATTGGAATTGAGTTTCAGTGGAGAGACGCTGGTGCACAGGAAACCCTTTGAGTTGAAAAAGATCCGCGATAACTATGCGCATATGTTGAGCAATAGTACGTTCTTACTGGGTATCGTGATCTTAGGATTGAGTTATTCAGTGGTGATGGTGTTCAATATTGCAGGACCTTTTGTGATAGAAAATAGCTTTCATTTCAATTCAGTAGTGATTGGATATTGTACCTTGATATTAGGTTTTTCCTGGATGATAGGTGGGATTGTGAGCAAGCGGCTGATAAATGTTGATTTCAGCAGAAAGCTGATAATAGCAGGGTTTACGCAGTTGATATTGACGGTGATGCTGTTTGTAACAGGGTTTGTGATGCATGATTTGTGGTGGTTTGTGATGTTTGCATTTGTGATCCACATTTGCTCAGGTTTTTTGTTTACCAATCTCTTCACGCATAGTATGCTGGTGTTTCCGCAGAATGCAGGATTGGCGAGTGGTTTGATGGGAGGGATGGTATATGTGGTGACATCGTTTTCCAGCTATGTATTGTCAACCACGGGCAAAATGGCAACGTCTGGAGATATGTCGCTGCGATACGTAGTGATGTCAACGATCCTGACATGTGCAGTGATAGCTGTGGTGAGAATGCGGGCAGCGAAGACACCGGCGATCGCTTAA
- a CDS encoding AraC family transcriptional regulator, producing MSEQLETLGDFYRERPFIQFPFSTTDVGKGKSHFNVNVRKHCNFKTPYNRRDFYKITLILGVGEINYGGNSILVDRPALLIPCPSVPYSWTSISEDQDGFYCLFNQEFFNEHYQFDIFKRSPLFKAWAEPVIFLDDKQLALMKIYFEQMLEMAHGEYAFKYEAIRNLLCLMMHALLVDKPAGSLSSGELSASSRLLRNFDELLHQQFPLDSPENPLTMRSAADFAGALNVHVNHLNYVIKSITGNTTTSIIKNRILEEARTLLLNTQWDISEVGYCLGFEEPAHFNNFFKKSTGTTPLQYRQTTRISHI from the coding sequence ATGAGCGAGCAATTGGAGACATTAGGAGATTTTTACCGGGAACGGCCATTTATACAATTCCCCTTCAGTACTACAGATGTAGGAAAAGGGAAATCACATTTTAATGTCAACGTACGTAAGCACTGTAATTTCAAGACCCCTTATAACAGAAGGGACTTCTACAAGATCACCCTCATCCTCGGTGTTGGCGAAATCAATTACGGGGGCAATTCTATCCTGGTAGACCGCCCGGCATTATTGATTCCCTGTCCTTCCGTACCTTATTCCTGGACCAGTATTTCGGAAGATCAGGATGGCTTTTACTGTCTTTTTAACCAGGAATTCTTCAACGAACATTACCAGTTTGACATCTTCAAGCGCTCTCCATTATTCAAAGCATGGGCGGAGCCAGTCATCTTCCTGGATGATAAGCAACTGGCATTAATGAAGATTTACTTTGAGCAGATGCTGGAAATGGCCCATGGGGAATATGCCTTTAAGTACGAAGCGATCCGCAACCTACTGTGCCTGATGATGCATGCCTTGCTGGTAGATAAGCCAGCAGGCAGCCTGTCATCCGGCGAACTCTCTGCTTCTTCCCGCCTGCTCAGGAACTTCGATGAATTACTGCACCAGCAGTTTCCACTGGATTCTCCTGAAAACCCATTGACAATGCGCTCTGCGGCAGACTTTGCCGGGGCTTTGAATGTGCATGTGAATCATTTGAATTATGTAATTAAGAGCATTACGGGCAATACGACCACATCCATTATAAAGAACCGGATCCTGGAAGAAGCCAGGACATTATTGCTGAATACGCAATGGGATATCTCAGAAGTGGGATACTGTCTTGGGTTTGAAGAACCGGCGCATTTTAATAACTTCTTCAAGAAATCAACAGGCACTACTCCATTACAATATCGACAGACCACCCGGATCTCCCATATTTGA